One Zingiber officinale cultivar Zhangliang chromosome 10B, Zo_v1.1, whole genome shotgun sequence genomic window, TTGAGGGAGGACAATTGCCCCTTGTTTAGACATGGCAGCACTTTCCAGGAACCACAACCTAAACTAAGCAtctaagccaaaaaaaaaaaagaagtttttcCTTAGAATTACCTCAACACACTTTGACATGTAACAAGCAACTTTAATAGGTATAAACTCAGATTCCAGGACCGTTCATGTTTTGCCTCCATATGTGATGCCACTAAGCTATTACTTATGTTTTTATCCTAAAAACTATTAGGTGACGTTTGATTCTTTCTTAGGAATCGGAATAAGAATGAGAATCATAATATTGTaaaatgagaatgggtatgagcacaaatattacttttaaaaataatatttggttcattgaatattttctatcggaataaattaaaattttcgatTTTATccttagagaaaaataagagaaaaaattagatgtgtaagaaaaatatgatgagagagaatgatgagagaaaatgtgatgggaaagaatgaaaatattgaaagtgtgatgagagaaaatgaggaagagagtgtgatggaagagagcATGGTGGCAAAAAGTGAATACGCTTGCCTCCAGCgctcccgccaacccgtcccagggccaacacggctACTAGCCAttggaatagtgattagcacataagggaggtttGTACTTCagctttatcgagattcgaaccccagacttcatggtggcaacacttcatgtgctagccactagattgTCCCGAGGGGAGatgtgatgggagagagcatgatgagagaggatgaggagagagaaaatatgataagagagaaagtgtgatgggatagaacgaagaaagagaaagtgtaatgagagaaaatgaggagagagagtgtgtgatgggagagattgattagagagaaagtatggtgagagagaaagtgtgataagaaaaaataaggaaagagagtatgatgggagagaaaacatgatgagagagatataataggagagaatgaagagagagaaaatgtgatgagagaaaatgaggatagAGAGTGTATGAtcgaagagattgaggagagaaaaagtatgatgagaaaaaagttGCAAGCGTCAAGCACCCTTCCAGCTGATCTAGCCCGTGGGGGCAAATGATGAGAAAAAAGTGTAATgatagaataaggagagagaaaatatgatgagagagaataaggagagagaaagtgatatgaaagaaaaattgaacaaatatattaagggtattttcgtcTAAAACTTAATTATCATTTTCatttccatcaaaacccaagggaggaggTGAGTTTCATCAATACCCAAGTTTTTAGGcttcattccaaaattttaatttcattcccatcaaccaaacataagGTTTAGGAATAAATTCATTCCCTCATTCTTAAACTCCTAAACCAAATAACACCTTAATTAATTTCCATGAACAAAGTCAATCTTGCATTATTATTCATCAGTACTATCGGTCAACAACTAAggaacatttctccacatcaaggTCAATCTGACATCTCCTATAGTAGGATAAGATATtatttagtgtttttttttttcaaattatctagGATTTCCAACCCATTAAGTTTCATAATTCATTGATGAACTTAAAGATTGCTAGATTTTATATTATTAGAGTAAAAGGTGATATTGCTCATCTCAAGCAGTCTAGTATCGTCAGTCCTATGATTAGATACAAACAGGTAAATCACGGGGGCATGAGATTTTACATTATTCGTAATACATTAGCAAGTATATATTGTTATGTTGGCAAATATATATTGTGTTCTTCACTTCTTTTGCATTACTTCTTGTTATtcacaaattaaattaatttgttgtCTCAGATTTAATGTACTATGTAGGGACATCTACTgaacaaagaagaaaaccaatccAGTCTGTCGAAGGTAAAAGTAAATCTCACTCCAACATTTTACTATTCTGTTTATTACAATACTGTAACTTATTGTGTATCAAATGAGTTGTTTTGTTCTTGGCATCTCTGAAGCAGCTTATTTACTTGAATAAAGAGCTTATTTACCAGCTTATGGACTGCTTAAATAGATGAACAATCCAATCTACTGCTCCTTTGGACCCTACTCTTTACTAATCATAAGGTTTATGAGTATCTCAAAGGGACTTTCTCAACATGTGGGAAATCTAGAATGAGTGGTCAAAGTGGCTTTGGATCCTTCCTAGATGGTGAGATATCAATTTCATACCTGTCCATTATAGACGGTGACATTGACTTCCAGGGAAAGGAGCTCATCAACCTGTACGATTAGATCATCGAAAAGGAACGTGATCAGAACATGCAGCTTTATCTATAGaacttaattttattataataatctAATTTTTATTGAACACTATTTTTAATGGTCCACCTCTTTGATTCTTGGCTTCATGAAGTCATTGGAAAGATAATTAAAGACAAGGTCAGACTGCTCTCCCCAGCTGCAAAATGCAAATGCACCAACTCACACCCAATCTTTTCCAAGCTAAATGCTATGAACTAGTTGTTTCTTCTTCGATTGAAGAGGAAGTAAAATATATACCTCACATTTCTTGGAATTATCTTGAGCTTGTTCCTGATTGGACCGTTCATGAGGCTCGAAATGTCAACATCTGCAGAAGCCTTAGAGCTCAAGTATGTTGTATACGCCTTCATTACTTGCTTCCTTCCTACTTCTGTAGTTGTTGCCAGTGACAGAGGATCGCTTGCAGAGTCCAACAAGAAATTGTAAAAATCCTGCAAATGTGCAGCATTAGCTTGAGCCATAAAAAAGCATTTAACTGTCCCTTTTTTGTTAATGGATTTGCAATTACATACAACATCATTGCTTTTAGAACTAATGAAGTCTTCAAGCCTTCCCCATGTGTATGCTGAATCATTGTATTGTCCATTTGCTATCTGCTGCTTAATTTCTTCAGCTATTCTGAAATTGACAACGTGATCAACCATGCTTAATATATAGTTTGGTAGAAGTAAATTAATGATTACACATAATTGAGAAAAGCACATCACTTGTTCGATTCCTCTGCAGATTTTCCATCGAGCCTTGATACATCCTTCAGCAGAGGCCCCCAAGAGAGCTGCAGTACAGTAATTTGCATGAAGTGTTTGTCTAATTCAGTGGAATTCATAGTTGCTTACCACATAATCTTCTGGTGAAATCCAGCTATCTCCCAACGCAACACCTATCAACAAGTACCAACTTCAACTTGTTTCTTTAGCTGCAAAGACAAGGAATCGAGGGATAGAGGAAACAAAGGTACCTCCAAACTTGAGCTTCAATTCTCCTACTTTAATGGCTTTATGGATAGCTAAACCAACAGTGGCAGCAAACTTCCCTCCATAAGACTCTGCCACAATAAAGAGCGGGCTCTTCTGCCATGTTTCGTTGCCATTGTAGAGGCTCTTGAGAAGCGTCGTCAAATCCGTGGCCGCCGCCACGTCGCTCTTCACAAGAAGGCTCTCGTCCTCCACGAAGCTGAACCCTGTACCCACGGGATTGTCCTAAAAGTCCAATTTTTTTTCCCTTATCAAGATGATCAAACTCCAATTATGATTAAAGAAATCTGCAGGGAATCAAAAAGTTCCAAGTTTTCTGCAATTTTGAGAGTCAAATGAATCACCACAAAAAGGAGGTCAGCCTTTTGCAGCCACGTCGATTTCCGAGGCTTGAGATTCGCGTCCAGCGGCCCGACTTCTTCGAAGTTCCCCATGGCGACGCCCGAGGAGCCCTGGAGCGCAAAAATGGAACCTTTCATAAGAGTTGGAGATCTCGGAGTCGATCCTGCGAAGAAACGGACGAACTTACAGGTCCGCCCTGGAGCCAGAGCACGGTCGGCCATGGCGTCGGGCCAGCGTCAGTCCTCTGAGCACTCCGGTAGAGCCACCAGAACATATGCGCCTCTGCATCAAACAAAACAGCAGCAATTGAGGTGCTCCTCGACagggtggagaaggaagaagagtgaCGAAGGGAGATTGAATACTTGGCCGGACTTGGACGTATCCCCACTCCTCAGACCCGTCGGCGGTCCCGGAAGCGGCGAGTACGGTGAAGTGGAGGGCGGAGCAAAGGAGGAGGAATTGAAtgggaaggagaggagaggatgtAGCCATGGAAGATGAGGCAAGAGTGAAGATGGTTACAGTGACTCGATCAACGTGACTATTTAAGGAGTGAAGAAGTAAAATCAAGTAATCAAGAGAGAACTGCCGCTGCTAAAGCTACaaaagcaaggaaacaaaatatgattttttttttttttttgataattcatGTGCGGAGGTACTTCTGATTCGCTTCAGGCCACTAATCTTGGAGGTAGATGAGTTTTTTTCGATTCGGATTCGTCTACCTGATAAATTCAAAACACAGCACACAAGTCTGATATGTCTGCATTATGCCCCTGAATCATTTAGAAATATGTTGTAATTGTCTTTATACTTATACATATTCTGTAAATTTTATCTAATTATAGATATTATCCAACTATGCGTTCATGTAATCCTGTCCaagaaatataattttgatatttgataacatTTAAGATTAGACTAATGAAATGAGACCTTACTTGTGCTAGGAAAAATTCTTTGTGAGTTGGGGATGGAAGCAAGGTAAGGAAAGTCCGGGAGAAGAGAAGACTCTAGGCACGAAAGTCCAGTAAACGAGAGGTTCATCTGGCATTAGATAACAGTTTGGGAAGGTTAAGATAAAagtattaatcgattgatataagcaTCAACCGATTGATACTTTGAAAATCCATTCGGATTAGACTAATCGATTGATTAGTTTCATCAATTGACTGATGTCAATTTGAAGGAGAATAGAAGGGAGTGAAACTCGCTTGTTTTGTCCGATTGATATTAACAGTCAATTGATGTTAGACGTCAGTCAACTGATGTAGAATTGAAGAGCATAGAAGTGAGTGAGGCTCACGTGCTTCATTCAACTGATATGATCTGTTGATCCCgttgttgttttggtgtgatcaaccaagttaaagttaggtcatgttttgttTTGATCttcgtgtctaagtgtgcaggagtttaggagcataggaagtcgagcggaagacgcagatagcgagaaggatgacacgggaagggagttgacgggctcggtgcatccgagggacgaagtgctgtggaagagtacaccggtggacgagaagaacgtatacgacgttcgagggatgagaaaccaaagtggaaacctgctcgaggagaaactcggaaattgagttcgggtgagccctatttcggttggccgcaatcactcaGGCGATCGGAGCAGTGGAAGAGTGAAAGAAGCTGATCAAGATTGCCGGAGGCGCCCTCAATAAGGGTTAAAGGTGCCTTCGAGGCGCGCCCACGCCTCCGCCACCTTCAGGGGAAAGGCGCCCTCCAcaagcatggaaggcgccctccacaagtatggaaggcgccctccataagcatggaagacgcctccatgagtatggaaggtgcctttggcAAGTCAAAGTAGTCGTTcgcagtggataaagctttatccactgtgcctcgctggaggcgccctcaagttaCGGATaaaatt contains:
- the LOC122030609 gene encoding serine carboxypeptidase-like 51, whose protein sequence is MATSSPLLPIQFLLLCSALHFTVLAASGTADGSEEWGYVQVRPKAHMFWWLYRSAQRTDAGPTPWPTVLWLQGGPGSSGVAMGNFEEVGPLDANLKPRKSTWLQKADLLFVDNPVGTGFSFVEDESLLVKSDVAAATDLTTLLKSLYNGNETWQKSPLFIVAESYGGKFAATVGLAIHKAIKVGELKLKFGGVALGDSWISPEDYVLSWGPLLKDVSRLDGKSAEESNKIAEEIKQQIANGQYNDSAYTWGRLEDFISSKSNDVDFYNFLLDSASDPLSLATTTEVGRKQVMKAYTTYLSSKASADVDISSLMNGPIRNKLKIIPRNVSWGEQSDLVFNYLSNDFMKPRIKEVDELLSLEVNVTVYNGQVDLICATKGTEAWIQKLKWEGLKSFNSIDRTPLYCSSDEAGLTRGFLKSYKNLHFYWILGAGHFVPVDQPCIALKMIADITNSPAVSS